Proteins encoded together in one Chloroflexota bacterium window:
- a CDS encoding aldo/keto reductase, whose translation MHYRRLGRSGLKVSEISLGAWVTFGSQIDAGIASELIHTAYDLGVNFFDNADAYADGQAEVIMGQAIKDIPREALVISSKVFWPTMPGPNGRGLSRKHIMESVHASLRRLDTDYVDLYFCHRYDPDTPIEEVVFTMNTLIQQGKILYWGTSEWTAAQISQAFGAARQYNLIPPSVEQPQYSMFHRERVETEIAPLAKELGLGLTTFSPLYFGILTGKYNDGVPDGSRAAMDSMAWVQNYLTPERLDIVQDLALIADELGISQAQLALAWLLRRKEVSSVITGATKMSQLKDNLGAADAIALLTDDVLDEIEAVISHEPEE comes from the coding sequence ATGCACTACCGTCGATTGGGACGTTCTGGTTTAAAAGTTAGCGAAATTTCTTTGGGAGCCTGGGTGACGTTTGGCAGTCAAATTGACGCGGGCATTGCCAGTGAATTGATCCATACAGCCTACGATTTGGGGGTTAACTTTTTTGATAACGCCGATGCCTACGCCGATGGTCAGGCTGAGGTCATTATGGGCCAGGCCATCAAGGACATACCCCGCGAAGCCCTGGTGATTTCGAGCAAGGTCTTCTGGCCGACAATGCCAGGCCCAAACGGGCGCGGCCTGTCGCGCAAGCATATTATGGAATCCGTCCACGCCTCGCTGCGTCGGCTGGATACCGATTATGTAGACCTATATTTTTGCCATCGCTACGACCCCGATACGCCGATCGAAGAAGTTGTTTTTACGATGAATACGCTCATCCAGCAGGGAAAAATTCTCTATTGGGGCACCTCCGAGTGGACAGCGGCACAAATTTCGCAAGCTTTTGGCGCGGCGCGGCAATATAACCTGATTCCTCCTTCAGTGGAGCAGCCCCAATATAGCATGTTCCACCGCGAGCGCGTCGAGACCGAAATTGCGCCATTGGCGAAAGAACTCGGCCTGGGGTTGACCACCTTTAGCCCGCTTTATTTTGGAATTCTGACTGGGAAGTATAACGACGGGGTCCCTGACGGGAGCCGCGCCGCAATGGACAGTATGGCCTGGGTGCAGAATTATCTCACCCCGGAGCGGCTGGATATTGTGCAGGATTTGGCGTTGATCGCGGACGAGTTAGGCATATCTCAGGCCCAATTGGCATTGGCGTGGTTATTACGGCGCAAAGAAGTCAGCAGCGTCATCACCGGTGCGACGAAAATGAGTCAACTGAAAGATAATCTGGGCGCAGCTGATGCGATTGCGCTACTCACCGATGATGTTCTGGACGAAATCGAAGCTGTGATCAGCCACGAACCCGAAGAGTGA